A stretch of [Clostridium] scindens DNA encodes these proteins:
- a CDS encoding tyrosine-type recombinase/integrase: MYTESVDIKSSVINNVLMQMSVYIEKAAIDVLQRILEEQFVFLNMEQITTLPSEISETAEEKNRYLIELFKIKKRNLSPRTMEQYLRAVGSLAAVIDKPLTDVDQVDIDYYLRWYQQRNVCNNGLQNQASTCNNERRYLSAFFTWLRKERFVSCNPVEAVEPLKEARKPIDYFRPSQLEELRDGCRTERDRALVEVLRSTGARVGEVVQINTADIDWQTGDILIRGEKGGRYRTIYLDEPARYYLQKYIAGRTDGSEALFVACRAPYGRLHNSGIRASLKQIAKRAGMQCRVYPHKLRKTLGMNLKNSGVDLGCIQEILGHGNPGVTARYYAESTPDTLRSVRKRVAA; this comes from the coding sequence ATGTATACAGAGAGTGTAGATATTAAGAGCAGCGTGATTAACAATGTGCTGATGCAGATGAGCGTGTATATTGAAAAGGCGGCAATAGACGTGCTGCAGCGCATTCTAGAAGAACAGTTCGTCTTTTTGAATATGGAGCAGATTACTACCCTGCCCTCGGAAATAAGCGAGACTGCAGAGGAGAAGAACCGATATCTGATCGAGCTGTTTAAGATCAAGAAGAGGAACCTGTCACCGCGGACCATGGAGCAGTACCTAAGAGCGGTCGGAAGCCTTGCGGCGGTCATAGACAAGCCATTGACAGATGTCGACCAGGTAGACATAGACTATTACTTGCGATGGTACCAGCAGCGCAATGTCTGCAATAATGGACTTCAGAACCAGGCATCCACCTGCAACAACGAGCGTAGATACCTGAGCGCGTTTTTTACATGGTTGCGCAAAGAACGGTTTGTATCCTGCAATCCGGTGGAGGCGGTGGAGCCGCTGAAGGAGGCCCGCAAGCCAATCGACTACTTCCGCCCATCGCAACTAGAGGAACTAAGGGACGGATGCAGGACGGAAAGGGACAGGGCACTGGTCGAGGTGCTGCGCAGCACGGGGGCGCGCGTAGGAGAAGTGGTCCAGATCAATACGGCGGACATCGACTGGCAGACGGGAGACATCCTGATCAGAGGGGAGAAGGGCGGCAGATACAGGACCATATATCTTGACGAGCCAGCGAGATATTACCTGCAGAAGTACATTGCGGGGCGAACTGACGGCAGCGAGGCCTTATTTGTTGCCTGCAGGGCGCCATATGGACGCCTGCACAACAGCGGGATACGCGCCAGCCTCAAGCAGATAGCCAAGAGGGCTGGAATGCAGTGCCGCGTATATCCGCACAAGCTGCGAAAGACGCTTGGCATGAACCTGAAGAACTCGGGGGTAGACCTTGGCTGCATCCAGGAGATCCTCGGGCATGGGAACCCGGGCGTGACGGCAAGATACTACGCGGAATCGACGCCTGACACGCTGCGGAGCGTCAGGAAGCGAGTGGCCGCGTGA
- a CDS encoding DNA-methyltransferase yields MQNYKKYAIPPAQLIIADVPYNVGNNFYGSNPMWYNGGDNKNGESKLAGKAAFNSDFNFNLYEYFHFCSKMLKKDDTKPVARGRSSNSPCMIVFCGFEQIQTLINAAAKHGFIHYIPLVFCKNYSPQVLKANMRVVGATEYALLLYRDRLPKFRNGVQTDENGKTIPGTGHMVFNWFTWERDGKEIPKIHPAQKPVKVLKRLIEIFTDPGDVVIDPCCGSGSTLRAAAELGRSAFGFEIDRNFYTRAKEEMLIFEKDNQMSIFDYTEI; encoded by the coding sequence ATGCAGAATTATAAAAAATATGCAATACCGCCAGCGCAGTTAATTATTGCAGACGTGCCATATAACGTTGGAAATAATTTCTATGGGAGCAATCCTATGTGGTATAACGGCGGAGATAACAAAAATGGAGAAAGTAAACTTGCTGGAAAGGCAGCCTTTAATTCAGATTTTAACTTTAACCTGTATGAATATTTTCATTTTTGTTCAAAAATGCTCAAGAAAGATGATACGAAACCAGTTGCTAGAGGGCGTAGCAGTAATTCCCCTTGCATGATTGTTTTTTGTGGCTTTGAACAGATACAAACACTTATAAATGCAGCTGCTAAACATGGGTTTATTCATTACATACCGCTTGTATTTTGTAAAAATTACAGTCCACAAGTGTTAAAAGCAAATATGCGAGTTGTAGGAGCCACAGAATATGCCTTATTGCTTTATCGTGACCGCTTGCCGAAGTTTAGAAATGGAGTACAGACAGATGAAAACGGTAAAACAATTCCAGGAACAGGGCATATGGTTTTTAACTGGTTCACATGGGAACGTGATGGAAAAGAGATTCCCAAAATTCATCCGGCGCAAAAGCCTGTAAAAGTTCTGAAAAGGCTGATTGAAATATTTACAGATCCGGGAGACGTAGTGATTGATCCGTGTTGTGGAAGCGGCTCAACGTTAAGAGCGGCAGCAGAACTAGGTCGGAGTGCTTTTGGTTTTGAAATTGATAGGAATTTTTATACGAGAGCAAAAGAGGAAATGCTTATATTTGAGAAAGATAATCAGATGTCGATATTTGACTATACTGAGATTTAA
- a CDS encoding class I SAM-dependent methyltransferase: MEGKKILDVTCGSRTIWFNKNNPAALYCDKRKEEVYGIWKSGSGESERSCLIDPDIQCDFTNLPFDNDTFSLVVFDPPHLKYVGATAWMAKKYGRVGEGWQRMLHDGFKECMRVLKPDGVLIFKWSEYDILAAEVWKAIGRKPLFGHHSGKKSKTFWGCYMKGTE; this comes from the coding sequence GTGGAAGGGAAAAAAATACTAGATGTCACATGCGGATCCAGGACAATCTGGTTTAACAAGAATAATCCTGCCGCACTATACTGCGATAAAAGAAAAGAAGAAGTATATGGCATTTGGAAATCAGGATCCGGAGAATCAGAGCGAAGTTGTTTAATAGACCCAGATATTCAATGCGATTTTACGAATCTTCCGTTTGATAATGATACATTTTCACTCGTGGTCTTCGATCCACCCCACCTCAAATATGTCGGGGCAACCGCTTGGATGGCAAAGAAGTATGGGAGAGTCGGAGAGGGATGGCAGCGAATGCTACATGATGGATTCAAGGAATGTATGAGAGTATTAAAACCGGATGGAGTTTTGATTTTTAAGTGGTCAGAATATGATATTCTGGCAGCCGAGGTTTGGAAGGCGATAGGAAGGAAACCGTTATTCGGACACCATAGCGGCAAAAAGTCAAAAACATTCTGGGGATGCTATATGAAAGGGACTGAGTAA
- a CDS encoding sigma factor-like helix-turn-helix DNA-binding protein, with the protein MDKRTLRQYRPLLKEIELLSKKLDKLQERAYNVPEVLGKVTGSSKDFPYTEEHITVRMDEPKESDEIRSMMRINERRLDKAEAARLEIEQFIAAIPDSTDRQIFELSFLEGKKQREVADVVGYSRGRVSQIISKYVKD; encoded by the coding sequence TTGGACAAAAGAACATTGAGGCAGTACAGACCGCTTCTGAAAGAGATAGAGTTACTGAGCAAAAAACTGGATAAGCTGCAGGAACGGGCGTATAATGTGCCGGAGGTATTGGGGAAAGTGACCGGGTCCAGCAAGGATTTCCCTTACACAGAGGAGCACATCACTGTCAGGATGGATGAGCCGAAGGAGTCAGACGAGATCAGAAGCATGATGCGGATCAATGAGAGGCGCCTTGATAAGGCAGAAGCAGCCAGGCTTGAGATCGAACAGTTTATAGCCGCTATTCCCGACAGCACAGACCGGCAGATCTTCGAACTGTCATTCCTGGAAGGGAAGAAGCAGAGAGAGGTTGCGGATGTTGTGGGATACAGCAGGGGAAGGGTATCGCAGATAATTAGTAAATACGTAAAGGATTAA
- the terS gene encoding phage terminase small subunit: MPKQRSPDSYRAEELYKSGMKLVEIASQLNVSEGTVRSWKNRYRFDGSNATLRKNNRNVAKKKHGGQPGNKNAVGHGAPKRNKNAEKFGFFSKYLPEETVSIIQEMPADPLDVLWDQIQIAYAAIIRAQQIMYVRDRDDLTTTQIQEKNGDSVTEERWEVQQAWDKQGSFLKAQARAQSELRSMIRQYKDLAERVGGKQEAIDRLDEILKGVRENAAKQEAE, encoded by the coding sequence TTGCCAAAGCAGAGAAGCCCGGACTCTTACAGGGCCGAAGAACTGTACAAGTCAGGAATGAAGTTAGTTGAGATTGCAAGTCAACTAAATGTATCCGAAGGCACGGTTAGGAGTTGGAAAAATAGATATCGTTTTGATGGGTCAAACGCAACGTTGCGAAAGAATAATCGCAACGTTGCAAAAAAGAAGCACGGCGGACAGCCCGGGAACAAGAATGCGGTCGGACACGGCGCGCCTAAAAGGAACAAGAATGCCGAGAAATTCGGATTCTTCTCGAAGTACCTTCCGGAAGAGACCGTCTCCATCATTCAGGAGATGCCCGCCGATCCCCTGGACGTCCTATGGGACCAGATACAGATTGCCTATGCCGCTATCATACGGGCGCAGCAGATCATGTACGTCCGTGACCGGGATGATCTGACCACGACGCAGATCCAGGAGAAGAACGGGGATTCTGTGACTGAGGAGCGCTGGGAGGTGCAGCAGGCCTGGGATAAGCAGGGAAGCTTCTTGAAGGCGCAGGCCAGGGCGCAGTCGGAACTGCGCAGCATGATACGGCAGTATAAGGATCTGGCAGAGAGGGTCGGAGGAAAGCAGGAGGCGATAGACCGCCTGGATGAGATACTGAAGGGAGTGCGCGAGAATGCAGCTAAGCAGGAAGCAGAATGA
- a CDS encoding terminase large subunit domain-containing protein, whose translation MQLSRKQNEYIVHATHRWNIKSGAVRSGKSYVDTAFVIPFRIRERSGKPGLNVILGVSNESIERNVLQPMREIYTEELVGTINSRNVARICGEDAYCLGAEKISQVAKIQGASIKYCYGDEVAKWNREVFQMLKSRLDKPYSCFDGSCNPEHPTHWLKEFIDDDRLDIYLQRYTIFDNPFLDPRFVEELCKEYEGTIYYDRLILGLWKRAEGAIYKKFADNPEAFRCRIVDQYSQAPPCREFRKEDITSIEIGIDFGGNQSGHAFVARGYTDDYREVIALKSRRIRAMDENEDIDSNRLDELFCEFMRDVINQYGVTVRHGDYVEYCNVESVYWDNAETVLGNSIRNAVERRFPWISVRPAKKRAINDRIRCTVRLMGAGRFFITDDCESLQCAFTDAVWNQEVKDKEERLDDGSTDIDSLDAFEYTIERDMRELIEEVENV comes from the coding sequence ATGCAGCTAAGCAGGAAGCAGAATGAGTACATCGTGCATGCGACGCATAGATGGAACATCAAGTCCGGTGCCGTTCGATCGGGGAAGTCGTATGTGGATACGGCCTTCGTGATTCCCTTCCGGATCCGGGAGAGATCAGGCAAGCCCGGGCTGAATGTGATCCTGGGCGTGTCCAATGAGTCGATAGAGCGTAACGTGCTGCAGCCGATGCGGGAGATATACACGGAGGAACTGGTCGGCACGATCAACAGCCGGAACGTTGCCAGGATCTGCGGCGAGGATGCCTACTGCCTTGGAGCCGAGAAGATCAGCCAGGTGGCCAAGATCCAGGGAGCCAGCATCAAGTATTGCTACGGGGATGAGGTGGCGAAATGGAATAGAGAGGTATTCCAGATGCTGAAATCCCGTCTGGATAAGCCGTATTCCTGTTTTGACGGGTCCTGCAACCCGGAGCATCCCACGCACTGGCTCAAGGAGTTCATAGATGATGACAGGCTGGACATCTACCTGCAGAGATACACAATCTTCGATAATCCATTTCTGGATCCTAGATTTGTGGAAGAACTATGCAAGGAATACGAGGGCACGATCTACTATGACCGCCTTATTCTTGGATTATGGAAGCGAGCAGAGGGTGCCATCTACAAGAAATTCGCGGATAATCCAGAAGCATTCCGGTGCCGGATAGTGGATCAGTACTCACAGGCTCCGCCTTGCAGGGAATTCCGGAAAGAGGATATCACCTCTATCGAGATTGGCATTGACTTCGGGGGGAACCAGTCTGGCCATGCATTCGTTGCCCGCGGGTACACAGATGACTATAGAGAAGTGATAGCGCTTAAGAGCCGGAGAATTAGGGCGATGGATGAGAACGAGGATATTGACAGCAATCGGCTGGACGAACTCTTCTGCGAATTTATGCGCGATGTGATCAATCAGTACGGGGTAACAGTCCGGCATGGGGATTACGTAGAGTACTGCAACGTCGAGTCGGTGTACTGGGACAATGCTGAGACCGTCCTAGGCAACTCCATCCGCAATGCAGTAGAGAGGAGATTCCCCTGGATCTCCGTACGCCCGGCGAAGAAGAGGGCAATTAATGATCGGATCAGATGTACCGTCAGGCTCATGGGAGCAGGACGGTTTTTTATTACAGATGACTGTGAATCCCTGCAGTGTGCCTTTACAGATGCCGTATGGAACCAGGAGGTTAAGGATAAGGAGGAACGCCTGGACGACGGAAGCACAGACATTGACAGCCTGGATGCATTTGAATACACGATAGAACGGGATATGCGGGAACTTATAGAAGAGGTGGAAAATGTTTGA
- a CDS encoding phage capsid protein, with protein sequence MFDGLKRLWRGIVKMFDYTTVKNVIGSDVALSQTMIDAINEWKKMQNGAADWINEDVKSLRIEHGICREFADAVIVEMEANIQNNDRLDKIFQKSLADLNENLQDGLALGSFVLRPLGADRAEYVAADKLIPVSFDDSGKPNDIAFLSVKCIGKNDYYTRVERHYFTNGNLTIENRCYYSQTKGDIGQRCSLTDVDAWSQINPGPVTYPGMTQMDFGYYRNPLKNKVDDSACGVSIYESAKELIEKADIQAARLDWEYDSGERAIHVDDRALRKKGGKQYMPRLKKRLYRGLNLEDGKDKDLYKEYSPEMRDESYIRGLEKYYRSIEFNVGLAYGDLSETNEVDKTATEVKASKIRKYNRVNAIQRNLEECLMDFVTGLAFYNGMYNSEAELACTFNDSILTDEETERAQDRQDVSMGVMSLAEYRAKWYNEDIDTALANLPEQNRVME encoded by the coding sequence ATGTTTGATGGACTGAAAAGATTATGGAGAGGGATTGTGAAGATGTTTGATTATACAACAGTAAAAAATGTGATTGGCAGTGACGTGGCATTATCACAGACCATGATTGATGCTATCAATGAGTGGAAGAAGATGCAGAACGGAGCTGCAGACTGGATAAATGAAGACGTCAAGTCCCTGCGCATTGAACATGGTATCTGCCGGGAATTTGCCGATGCGGTCATCGTGGAAATGGAAGCGAATATACAGAACAATGACCGGCTGGATAAGATTTTCCAGAAGAGCCTGGCAGACTTAAATGAGAATCTGCAGGACGGCCTGGCTCTTGGATCTTTTGTGCTGCGCCCCTTGGGGGCTGACAGAGCGGAATATGTGGCCGCGGATAAATTAATCCCTGTAAGTTTTGATGATTCGGGGAAGCCGAATGATATTGCCTTTTTGTCTGTTAAATGTATCGGTAAAAATGACTATTACACCAGGGTGGAACGGCATTATTTTACAAATGGCAATCTAACCATTGAGAACAGATGTTACTATTCTCAGACAAAAGGAGATATTGGGCAGCGGTGCAGCCTGACAGATGTAGACGCCTGGAGCCAGATAAATCCCGGCCCGGTGACTTATCCTGGCATGACACAGATGGATTTTGGGTATTACCGAAATCCCCTGAAGAACAAAGTGGACGATTCGGCGTGTGGAGTCTCCATCTATGAATCGGCAAAAGAACTGATTGAGAAAGCAGATATCCAGGCTGCACGGCTTGACTGGGAGTACGATTCCGGTGAGCGTGCTATTCATGTGGATGATCGAGCCCTCCGAAAAAAGGGCGGTAAGCAATATATGCCGAGGCTGAAAAAGAGACTTTACAGAGGGCTGAATTTGGAAGACGGAAAAGACAAGGATCTGTACAAGGAATATTCCCCCGAGATGCGGGATGAGTCCTATATCCGAGGCCTGGAGAAGTACTATCGTAGCATTGAGTTTAATGTTGGACTTGCCTACGGAGATCTGTCCGAGACCAACGAGGTGGATAAGACGGCCACTGAGGTAAAGGCATCAAAGATTCGCAAGTACAACAGGGTGAATGCGATACAGAGAAACCTCGAGGAATGCCTGATGGATTTTGTCACAGGGCTTGCCTTCTATAACGGCATGTACAATTCGGAGGCTGAACTGGCCTGCACATTTAACGACAGCATCTTGACGGATGAAGAGACGGAAAGGGCACAGGATCGACAGGATGTCAGCATGGGGGTTATGTCCCTGGCTGAGTATCGGGCAAAATGGTACAACGAGGATATTGATACCGCGTTGGCAAACCTTCCGGAGCAGAACAGGGTAATGGAGTGA
- a CDS encoding phage minor capsid protein: MNGDYREQLSRKIEGAYSDLEVRIMQDIVRRIRQTGKITSTADWQINRLRILGNSSEDIEKMLKEALDASYPEMFELYDRVIDWEYVRSKDIYEQINAEFIPYEKNKQLQQITEALIRQSGEDLDNITRSLGFYLDYGNGRRILTPLAEVYQKYLDAACMDIVSGAFDYNSVLRRVVTQLTNSGLRQIDYASGHATRINVAARRAIMAGVAKLTGHISNMNAERLGAEYYEVAWHSGARPAHQAWQGRVWTRDQLVTVCGLGTVTGLLGANCYHEYYPFFPGISERNWSDAWLEEQNRKENTPKEWMGRKYTVYEAKQQQRQMETAMRAQREKVALLKEGGADPDETMLARCKYQAQLDEYGRFSRKMNLQQERERIYYDMRGRVAPESMKAMRMFPPQMIQNAGRDIKQYERYKKIIGKDAGSLAQFGQNKYNDNERWKFMKLDYQRRNELIEHPGLKLPHAEGAVLPDGKFTRYLFGGDHAEGLAKGKAFSSRLGYSEKNWKELRDEIRQRASKYPAVYKGNNGYGDRYEQKMIIYGKSAMPANVVVGWLHRPDGSTSMSSAYIKEVK, encoded by the coding sequence TTGAACGGGGATTATAGAGAGCAACTGTCCAGGAAGATAGAAGGGGCGTATTCGGACCTGGAAGTGCGGATTATGCAGGATATCGTCAGGAGGATACGCCAGACCGGAAAGATTACGAGCACGGCAGACTGGCAGATCAACAGGCTGAGGATACTTGGGAACTCTTCGGAGGATATCGAGAAGATGCTGAAAGAGGCGCTGGATGCGTCCTACCCGGAGATGTTCGAACTGTATGACAGGGTCATTGACTGGGAATACGTCCGCAGCAAGGATATCTACGAGCAGATTAATGCAGAGTTCATTCCTTACGAGAAGAATAAGCAGCTGCAGCAGATCACGGAGGCCCTCATCCGGCAAAGCGGCGAGGATCTGGACAATATTACGCGATCACTCGGATTCTATCTGGACTATGGGAATGGAAGAAGGATCCTTACGCCTCTTGCGGAAGTATATCAGAAGTACCTGGATGCTGCCTGCATGGATATCGTGTCAGGCGCTTTCGACTATAACAGCGTCCTGCGCCGGGTAGTTACGCAGCTGACCAACAGCGGATTGAGGCAGATTGATTATGCTTCAGGGCATGCCACCAGAATCAATGTGGCTGCGAGAAGAGCGATCATGGCAGGAGTTGCCAAGTTGACAGGCCATATCTCGAATATGAACGCCGAGAGGCTTGGCGCAGAGTACTATGAGGTTGCCTGGCATTCCGGGGCGCGTCCAGCGCATCAGGCCTGGCAGGGGAGAGTCTGGACAAGAGATCAACTGGTAACGGTCTGCGGCCTTGGGACCGTGACAGGACTCCTTGGAGCGAACTGCTACCATGAGTACTATCCGTTCTTCCCGGGCATTTCTGAACGAAACTGGTCGGACGCATGGCTGGAAGAGCAGAACCGGAAAGAGAATACGCCTAAGGAATGGATGGGGAGGAAGTACACCGTCTATGAGGCGAAGCAGCAGCAGCGGCAGATGGAAACGGCCATGCGGGCGCAGCGCGAGAAGGTAGCGCTGCTTAAGGAGGGTGGCGCGGATCCGGATGAGACCATGCTGGCCAGGTGCAAGTATCAGGCCCAGCTGGATGAATATGGAAGGTTTTCACGGAAGATGAATCTCCAGCAGGAGCGAGAGCGCATCTATTACGATATGCGAGGAAGAGTAGCGCCAGAAAGCATGAAAGCCATGAGGATGTTCCCTCCGCAGATGATACAGAACGCCGGAAGGGATATCAAGCAGTATGAAAGATACAAGAAAATCATTGGAAAAGATGCAGGTTCCCTTGCGCAGTTTGGACAGAATAAATATAATGATAATGAGAGATGGAAATTTATGAAACTCGATTATCAAAGACGTAATGAGTTAATTGAGCATCCGGGACTAAAACTCCCCCATGCAGAGGGGGCAGTCCTTCCAGATGGGAAATTTACAAGGTATCTATTCGGCGGCGATCATGCGGAAGGCCTGGCAAAAGGCAAAGCATTTTCTTCCCGGCTGGGCTACTCAGAAAAAAACTGGAAGGAGCTGCGGGACGAAATAAGGCAAAGGGCATCAAAGTATCCGGCAGTCTACAAAGGCAACAATGGGTATGGCGATAGGTACGAGCAGAAAATGATTATTTACGGAAAGAGCGCAATGCCTGCAAATGTCGTTGTTGGGTGGCTGCATAGGCCGGACGGCTCTACATCAATGTCAAGCGCTTACATTAAAGAGGTGAAGTAA
- a CDS encoding phage scaffolding protein has product MKNIYEIMKEFGLELSEEKKAEFDKAWKENYRTKAEYDKAVEQRDNYKSQYDTVSGELKKFEGVDPEGLQSEIMRLQDDLKKKDDEYAQREADRAFTDMLTKAIKEAGGRNEKAVMALLDVETLKASKDQTEDIKKALETAKESDAYLFGANEPINNPVGSTGGTEIQGMGDDMSAVRMAMGLPAKKE; this is encoded by the coding sequence ATGAAAAATATTTATGAGATTATGAAGGAGTTTGGTCTTGAACTTTCAGAAGAGAAAAAGGCGGAGTTTGATAAGGCATGGAAAGAAAATTACCGGACAAAAGCAGAGTACGACAAGGCGGTAGAACAGAGGGACAACTATAAGTCCCAGTACGACACTGTATCCGGCGAACTGAAAAAGTTCGAGGGCGTGGATCCTGAAGGACTTCAGAGCGAGATAATGAGACTGCAGGATGACCTGAAGAAGAAGGATGACGAGTATGCACAAAGAGAAGCAGACAGGGCTTTCACAGACATGCTTACGAAGGCGATCAAAGAAGCGGGCGGGCGCAATGAGAAAGCGGTAATGGCGCTTCTGGACGTAGAAACTTTGAAAGCATCTAAGGATCAGACGGAAGACATCAAAAAAGCATTGGAGACCGCAAAGGAATCCGATGCCTATCTATTTGGAGCAAATGAACCAATCAACAACCCGGTAGGAAGCACAGGCGGAACGGAAATCCAGGGAATGGGAGACGACATGTCAGCAGTCCGTATGGCTATGGGACTTCCGGCGAAGAAAGAATAA
- a CDS encoding DUF6751 family protein, whose translation MLTNADITIYNHIYDKATRLDEWRRTVIHGVHFYVDNKVSVGDSGLNSADVYKIRIPEDAECDSQYAPEDEYASADSTAGIWTLQDGDYVVIGKCDLEIERPADLSKTHRQHCKITSWSDNRFGGLPHWRIGGE comes from the coding sequence ATGCTGACAAATGCAGACATTACCATCTATAACCACATATACGACAAAGCCACGCGCCTGGATGAATGGCGCAGGACCGTCATCCACGGCGTGCATTTTTATGTGGATAATAAGGTGTCTGTCGGGGATTCGGGCCTGAACAGCGCGGACGTCTATAAAATCCGCATTCCGGAAGATGCCGAATGTGACAGCCAGTATGCCCCAGAGGACGAATACGCTTCTGCGGATAGCACAGCGGGGATCTGGACCCTGCAGGACGGGGATTATGTCGTGATCGGCAAATGCGATCTGGAAATCGAGAGGCCGGCTGACCTTTCGAAGACGCATAGGCAGCACTGCAAGATCACGTCCTGGTCAGACAACCGTTTTGGCGGCCTTCCGCATTGGAGGATTGGGGGCGAGTAG
- a CDS encoding DUF6673 family protein — MSRWKFGKFEAEVDFTDADFMDALEEAQKELADRSMEIPKVGKKSDIIRAQVGCFAQFFDHIFGPGTSEKMYEGRASLELAIQSAESFSRFGEQEGRRMDDSYSKYYVNRNRQQRRSSPKGQSHNR; from the coding sequence ATGAGCCGTTGGAAGTTTGGAAAATTTGAGGCAGAAGTAGATTTTACGGATGCGGATTTCATGGATGCGCTGGAAGAGGCGCAGAAGGAACTGGCAGACAGGAGCATGGAAATCCCGAAGGTGGGAAAGAAAAGCGATATCATCCGCGCCCAGGTAGGCTGCTTTGCCCAGTTCTTTGACCATATATTCGGTCCGGGAACCAGCGAGAAGATGTACGAAGGAAGAGCCAGCCTGGAACTGGCGATCCAGTCAGCAGAATCATTTTCCAGGTTTGGAGAGCAGGAGGGCAGACGGATGGACGACAGCTACAGCAAATACTATGTGAACCGGAACAGGCAGCAAAGGCGGAGCAGCCCGAAAGGCCAGAGCCATAACAGGTGA
- a CDS encoding Gp15 family bacteriophage protein — MNPLYEKFPDYVEVRGRRCRIVTDFREWIKLSELLGMAGRLNGKVLDMVLDWYIDPPSSVTDGVYALQRFLAGAELYEIDGRSLEGNQGCGKPVYSFEHDARCIYSDFLRCYGIDLEQVPYMHWWKFLILFEGLPQDTETKERIYYRSVNLNEIKDKEERKRIKEIKKRIALPMRKSGPDDYQIGEFFG, encoded by the coding sequence ATGAATCCCTTATATGAAAAGTTTCCTGACTATGTGGAAGTCAGAGGAAGGCGGTGCCGTATCGTGACGGATTTTCGGGAATGGATCAAACTCTCCGAACTGCTGGGAATGGCAGGCCGCCTGAATGGGAAGGTGCTGGATATGGTGCTGGACTGGTATATAGATCCGCCAAGCAGCGTGACCGATGGAGTATATGCCCTTCAACGCTTCCTTGCAGGCGCAGAACTGTATGAGATTGACGGCAGGAGCCTAGAAGGGAATCAGGGATGCGGAAAGCCCGTCTATTCTTTCGAGCACGACGCGCGCTGCATATACAGCGATTTCCTGCGCTGCTACGGAATCGACCTGGAGCAGGTGCCATATATGCATTGGTGGAAGTTCCTGATCCTATTCGAGGGGCTGCCGCAGGACACGGAGACGAAGGAGAGGATCTATTATAGGAGCGTCAACCTTAATGAGATCAAGGATAAGGAAGAAAGAAAGCGGATAAAGGAGATCAAGAAGCGCATCGCGCTTCCTATGCGGAAATCCGGGCCAGATGATTATCAGATAGGGGAGTTTTTTGGATGA